The following are from one region of the Leucobacter sp. Psy1 genome:
- a CDS encoding peptide MFS transporter: MEDRASAQAEPPERRADAAFATGTVAIMAGSGAARGSGTSQPIGFWNLALVEMWERFSYYGLQAVLAYYLIYSIADGGLALEPTIAVSIVGAYGGCLYLAQLLGAWLADRVAPARQLVLTGAVVITCGHLALALLPGIAGVATGLSCIAIGTGLLKTNITSIIGILFGGWSRGARDAGFSYFYLSINLGAIFGPLATGWLQSSAGFHWAFGAAAVGMTIALVQYVVRMRGLPAETAIVPNPIHRAGLLAALGWGALGAAVLGALVALRVVRADNLSVVVGAVIAIAAAAYFTVMLRSQHLSRAERTRVRGYLPVWLAETCYYGFYLQLFTTVPLIVSTRVDLDLGAWSFPEGWFAVIGTVALVLVIPLVAGAWKERWIGRLPPIQKFALGFGSIGVAYLLLISIAFTPGRTVSPWLIVVALVIAGVSEVFVGPIGFSVVTRIAPERFATQLVALKILTLGAGSTLSALFATLYTRLPELWFFALIGGGAVCSAAILLVAARPLLRALGAGLTSTASR, translated from the coding sequence CGCTGACGCCGCCTTTGCGACCGGCACCGTGGCGATCATGGCGGGGTCGGGTGCGGCACGCGGGTCCGGGACCTCGCAGCCGATCGGCTTCTGGAACTTGGCGCTCGTCGAGATGTGGGAGCGCTTCAGTTACTACGGGCTGCAGGCCGTGCTCGCCTACTACCTCATCTACTCGATCGCCGATGGCGGTCTCGCCCTCGAGCCGACCATCGCCGTCAGCATCGTCGGAGCCTACGGCGGCTGCCTCTATCTCGCGCAACTGCTGGGAGCCTGGCTCGCCGACCGCGTCGCTCCGGCACGGCAACTCGTATTGACCGGCGCCGTCGTGATCACTTGCGGACATCTCGCGCTCGCACTGCTGCCCGGCATCGCGGGGGTCGCCACCGGACTCAGCTGCATCGCGATCGGCACCGGACTGCTGAAGACCAACATCACCTCGATCATCGGCATCCTCTTCGGGGGCTGGTCGCGAGGCGCGCGTGACGCCGGTTTCTCGTACTTCTACCTCTCGATCAATCTCGGTGCGATCTTCGGCCCGCTGGCGACCGGATGGCTGCAGTCGAGCGCGGGCTTCCACTGGGCGTTCGGCGCCGCAGCGGTCGGCATGACCATCGCACTGGTGCAGTACGTGGTGCGGATGCGCGGTCTTCCAGCGGAGACCGCGATCGTGCCAAACCCGATCCACCGCGCGGGACTCCTCGCCGCCCTCGGCTGGGGTGCACTCGGCGCAGCGGTGCTCGGCGCGCTGGTCGCACTCCGCGTCGTCCGCGCGGACAATCTGAGCGTCGTGGTGGGGGCCGTGATCGCGATCGCGGCCGCCGCGTACTTCACGGTGATGCTCCGATCGCAGCACCTGAGTCGCGCCGAGCGCACCCGCGTCCGCGGGTACCTCCCCGTCTGGCTGGCGGAGACGTGCTACTACGGCTTCTACCTGCAACTCTTCACCACCGTTCCCCTCATCGTGTCGACGCGCGTCGACCTCGATCTCGGCGCCTGGTCCTTTCCCGAGGGCTGGTTCGCCGTCATCGGCACGGTGGCACTCGTACTCGTGATCCCGCTCGTCGCCGGTGCCTGGAAGGAGCGGTGGATCGGGAGGCTGCCGCCGATCCAGAAGTTCGCCCTCGGGTTCGGCAGCATCGGCGTCGCGTATCTGCTGCTGATCTCGATCGCGTTCACCCCCGGCCGAACCGTGTCGCCCTGGCTCATCGTCGTCGCGCTCGTCATCGCGGGCGTCTCGGAAGTCTTCGTCGGACCCATCGGGTTCTCGGTGGTCACCCGGATCGCGCCAGAACGATTCGCGACCCAGCTCGTCGCCCTGAAGATTCTCACGCTCGGTGCCGGATCGACCCTTTCGGCGCTGTTCGCCACGCTGTACACCCGACTCCCCGAGCTCTGGTTCTTCGCGCTCATCGGCGGCGGCGCGGTGTGCTCCGCCGCGATCCTGTTGGTGGCGGCTCGGCCTCTGCTCCGAGCACTCGGGGCTGGATTGACGTCCACCGCGAGCCGGTAG
- a CDS encoding ABC transporter permease produces MNSTAQHSVTPSHATNARPRGILRVGLDATGQELRAYFRTPDTVFFTFLFPVLLLGIFGVAFESSGDVGARPDGSGGISMAAYYLPGMIAAGLLLTGVQNLAVDIAREKSEGWLRRLGGTPMSPVSYFIGKAGLVLVTSLAQLALLLVFAVVVFGIALPDDPERWLRFAWLFLLGIMTMTLLGIALSAAPRSSRSATAVVLPIVLILQFISGVYLQFSMLPEWLQNIASLFPLKWLGQGMRSVFLPEHFAGAETGGDWDLWLVAANLVGWLVVGLVISLLTFRWVRRS; encoded by the coding sequence ATGAACTCCACCGCCCAGCACAGCGTCACGCCGTCGCATGCGACGAATGCGCGGCCACGGGGGATCCTGCGCGTCGGCCTTGACGCGACCGGGCAAGAGCTCCGCGCCTACTTCCGAACACCTGACACGGTCTTCTTCACGTTCCTCTTCCCGGTGCTGCTGCTCGGCATCTTCGGGGTGGCCTTCGAATCGTCTGGCGACGTCGGTGCGCGGCCAGACGGCTCAGGGGGCATCTCGATGGCGGCCTACTATCTGCCTGGCATGATCGCCGCCGGCCTCCTGCTCACCGGGGTCCAGAACCTCGCGGTCGACATCGCGAGAGAGAAAAGCGAGGGCTGGCTCAGGAGGCTCGGCGGCACGCCGATGTCGCCCGTGAGCTACTTCATCGGGAAAGCGGGCCTGGTGCTCGTCACCTCGCTCGCACAGCTCGCGCTGCTTCTCGTCTTTGCCGTCGTCGTCTTCGGCATCGCACTGCCCGACGACCCGGAACGCTGGCTGCGCTTCGCCTGGCTCTTCCTGCTCGGAATCATGACGATGACGCTGCTCGGGATCGCGCTCTCCGCCGCACCCCGCTCGTCGCGCAGCGCGACCGCCGTGGTGCTGCCGATCGTGCTGATTCTGCAGTTCATCTCCGGCGTCTACCTGCAGTTCAGCATGCTGCCCGAGTGGCTGCAGAACATCGCGTCGCTGTTCCCGCTGAAGTGGCTGGGGCAGGGCATGCGCAGCGTCTTCCTCCCCGAGCACTTCGCCGGGGCAGAGACGGGTGGCGACTGGGACCTCTGGCTCGTCGCGGCGAATCTTGTCGGATGGCTCGTCGTCGGCCTGGTGATCTCGCTGCTCACGTTCCGGTGGGTGCGGCGATCGTGA